GGAAAGATGTCGTACCAACCAGCGTGTTTGGGATCAGCTGTATGCACCAGATTGACTCGGCGGAATTGCTGTTCAGACCGGAGGATGTCACGAGAAGTGCGGTGCAAAAGGCGGTGGTTGCGATTACGGATAAGCCGCAGGGGTTTAGTGCGTTGAGGGAGAGGTTGAGTGTGGTTACGAGGGCGTGGTTTGCGCAGAGGGATTTTAGAAGTGTGGAGATTTTGCAGGTGGGTTAGTCTACGAGGTACTCGGAGGTTTGGGACACCTTGCTGATGTGTTGGAGGAATAGCGATTTCAGGAGAGTCTTGTAATGGATGGGAAGAGCCATGAGGATGAGAGGGATCAGTTCTTTGGGCTCAGTTTGAGGGAGCTGTTGCATACGTTCAAGTGGCAGACGTTGGTTTTGTTGAAGTGCTTGCTATTGCAGCAGAaggtgaggaggatgtgctGCCGTGAACGATATCAGACTGACAATAGCAGATCCTATTCTTCGGCTCGAACTGTGAACGGTTATGTCAACTCCAATTCTCCCTAATCTCACTCATACCGGGCCTCGTCCGAAATCTCGACGACTGTGCAGATCCTCAAATGGACAGATACGCACAAACCGTCACAAAACCCGACTCCGTCCGGACCAGCGACCGACAATCCCTCCTCGCCTACGTTGGTCTCCCTCTCCAGCTCTTTGGCAAAGGCAGCATATTCGGACCTTATACCCCTCTTCAACAACTCGACATGATCACCGACGCCGAGACCAAATCATATGTCGTCGGCAGCACCAacagcctcctcctccaacaaaaAGACCGTTACTGCGACCTCCTCGTCAACCTCGACGAAGACTCCGTCACAATCCTCAACCCTACCCTCAAgtccgccctctccctctccgtcGCCGACCGCCGCTGGGTCGACTTCCTCACCCAAGCCGTAGTCTCAACCTGGGACCCATCTGACCCATCCCGACCCAACACCCACGGCTATGCAGGCAGCGAAGAGTTCATCCGCTTACAATTCGAAGAATACCTCatcgcccttctctcctcgACAAAATACCACCAACATCTCTCCAAAACCCACCCGGACCCAAAAGCTCTCCTCGCGGACATCGACGGCGACCCTGCATCCGACTTCTCCATCACCTTCCTCGAGAAATGGCAGCAAAGCGAAAACTACACCCTCTGGAACCGCACGACAGACTCCcacctcttcgacatcgtcgaACCACGACATCCTTGCGCCGGAGGCCTCACAATCGAAGACGTGCAGCGACGACTCGCTGCTCAAGTTTCCGAATTGCATCTTGACGAACGCTTCAACCAGACGCGGGACGTGGTGGGTAAACGGCTCGCGGACGGCAGGGAGCAGGTTACGTCGGCGTTTAATAAAGTGTGGGCGGATATCGAGGTGATGCGGGAGGCGCAGCGAGTgagagcggaggaggcgagggcAAATGCGCCGGTAACGActggagagaagaaggatgggACGGCGACGGCTACGGCGAGGGAAAATGTGGCGGCAGCGGGACAGAGAGCAGGTGCGTATTTGAGTAGTTGGGGGAGTTGGGCggcagagaagaagaaagggtGGAGTGCGGCGAAGGGAacgggagagggaggggcGAAGTCGGCGAATGCTATTGCGCATGAGAATTGGAAGCCGAGGATTGGGCAGGGGAGTGTGTTGGACAAGCCGTCGACTGCGGATGGGAATGGGCCTGGGAATGCGCGACCGGAGAAGGGTAGGACGAGGGCCGGGAGTGTCTTGGAGAAGGCTACGCCTGCTGTGGCGCccgcggagaagatgatcgagccgccgaggacgacgCCAGTGGCGGAGGACGCGGTCAAGGATGAGCCATAGGAACTGCAGGACACGCGGTCACTACCACTGCTCTTCTAGGTCGCTACATGGCTTTCGATGGATGTCAGTCGAGTCTGACCTGATCTTGCGAAAGCTCTTCAAACGGCGCACAGCTGTGGCCTGGACACAGCTCCGACGTTCCTAGAGGGAACGCTCCATGCCACCGCCTGGCCTGTAGGGAGTCGCGAAGCGAGAGTCATGGTCGCCGGGCCGAGCAATCGAAAGTCATCCAGTGCGGCGGCATTCACTTTGGATCGTCCTGAGCGTGGTCATTGAGAGGTCGTGAGAGTGACGAACAAGTCGGACTGCAGTTCCTTGCCTCGCGGACTCGTCAGCGAGTTGACTCCGAGGAGCACTGCTCTCGACCATCGGGATATCCGGAGCATCTGGAACGGATTGGAGGATGCGCTGATTGTTAGACGTGTGGTATGCACTGGAAGTTGATCACTCAACGTGCatgaacgacgacgatcgatGGAACCGGCTTGCATCAGGGAAGGCCTAACCCCATTTCTTTGGAGGACTGCAGACTCTTCTACTTACGACAACTTTAGTCCCTTGTACGCCGGACACTTGTGTAAGTCGACCACCGACTGGGCTTTCAAACATCCGACTCTTCGGAAAGGcacgaggaggagttgagggaCAATGGAATATTGTTCCACAGGCAGCAGATGCTTCCGAGAGGTGTACCGCTTCATAAGAGGAGCGTTTATCTCTTACTTTGACGATGCTCGATTCGTGATCACCATCATGTTGAAATTGACACAAAGTCCGCGTTGGACCTTCATGCCTCGTAGGAAGGCCAAggagtcgacgaggaggctAGAGTCGACTGCAATCAAGCACTGCTCGAAGATGTAGGGCACCACTTCTCCGCCTTGGGTCCAAGGTTTGCAGATCGCGAAGCTCGAGCATTTCGAAGCATCATCAATTCAGAGTTGAAAGAGTCGGCAACGTCAACTAAATGTCAGAAATTCTCGTTCAGTTGCTTCGTACGTAAATTGATTGaccgtcctcgtccatcCTGTGGATCAGCAGCCCGTTTGCTTTGCATTCCAACGCCATCTGCTCTGTACAAAACTCACAATCCATCCATCGCCATCCGTCCATCCAAAACATTCCCTCGACACGATCCTTCCCTCCCTTACGCCTTGCCCAACTTCTCCGTCAACTCGGGAACCTTCTCAAATAAATCTCCTACCAACCCAACATCCGCGACCTGGAAAATCGGCGCATCCGCATCTTTGTTGATCGCAGCAATGACCTTGCTATCCTTCATGCCCGCAAGATGCTGAATCGCACCAGAGATTCCGGCGCATAGGTACAGCTGCGGCGCGACGTTCTTTCCTGTCTGGCCCACTTGCAATGAATTGTCCGCGAATCCAGAATCCACCGCCGCACGAGACGCTCCAATCGCTGCTCCTAGCGCATCCGCGAGGGGAGGCATAATGCGGTCGAATTCCTCCTTTGACTTCAGCCCGCGGCCACCTGAGACGACTTTCTCCGCGGACGCGAGTTCAGGGCGATCAGACTTTGCGAGGTCCTCGCTGATCCATTCGGTGGGGCAAGCGGCTTTGGGGTCCGTTCCCTCTTCCACACTCGCACTGCCGCCTTCCGCTGCGCCGGAGGGGAATGCCGTGCCTCGGACGGTGACAATCTTCGGGTTGTCGTTCGATTGGACGGTAAGGATCGCGTTACCAGCATAGATCGGTCGCACAAACGTATCCTCACTCTGCACCTCTGTAATATCCGAAATCTGCTGCACGTCCATAAGAGCCGCAACTCTCGGCATCAAGTTCTTTCCAAACGCAGAGTGGCCTGCGATAACATGTGTATAGCCTCCCTTCTTGATGTTCTCAATAAGCATAGGCGCCCAATTCTCCGCCAGACCGCGGTCGTAGTCGCCGTTTTCGATGAAAATGACTTTTTCCAGACCCTCGACTTTGGAGGCTTGCTCGGCGACGGTCTTGATGTTGGAGCCCGCTACGATGCCATGCACTGATCCTCCGACTTTTTgggcggcggagatggaggcgagggaggacATGTTGAGTTTGCCATCGCGTTGTTCGAGGACGGTGAGGGTAGAGGCGAGGCGTTGGAGGGTGGAGCGGgagagagggcggagagtgGTCCGTTGTTGACGGAGACAGGTTGCTCCGGCATGGCGAAGCAGACTTGTGCGGAGAGGAGCCACCATGGTGTGTTTTGTGGTGGGCGTTgtcgcggtggtggaggggaaAAGGTAACACTTCAATCGTCAATAGAGGATGTCATTCGAGCCGAGACATGTGACAGTGGATCGGAGTGAAATAGCCGAAACGCCGACTTAGCTTTTGCGGCTGGGGCATTTCATAATGGACAACTTCACAACGAGGTGACAATGGAAGAATCGGCGAGTACAACGACCTGTCTGTACAAGCGAGATGTCTTGTATGTTCTCGCATTGCAATCGAATTTGACTCTAGCTACTATGCAAAGTACCACCACTGCCAATCCAGAAAAGGATGACCGCAGCGTCTAGCTGCGTGCGAACAAGGTCCGTTGTCCCAccgcttgcttgcttgctctCATTGCTTATCTCTGAGCGATGCTCCTGGCATCCCAAAATTGAAAACTTTCCTTCATACTACTCGCCTGCTGCATGCCGACACTGTAGAAATGCAGCCGATTCTTTGCCATCCAAGTTGGAGGGTATCGTGACGAATGATGATATATCCATTGACGCCTGTTCTCCGTCGAAACCTCGCTGCCCTTTCGTATTGTTCCGTTCTTTATGCGCCGCCGTTCTCCTGGCCCTCTCCGTTGTTCGCAGAGTCCACGTTATGGTAGTCGAGGATTTCGGAGTACCTGGGAAGGATGTTAGTGTTGAATCTACACGCGGTCTGCAAAATCAACATACATCATGATCTTCCAGGTGTCCACGGGCAGATCTGCGTCGTTGAACGACCAATCAAACTTCTCTTCCGCCTCTGGCTCGTCAGTAGGGTCGTGGTATGGTGAGAGGTATGGGTCGGCCAGAGCCTCGCCAGCCTTGACGCGTTTCCGTGGGTCGAAGACAAGCATACgctcgaggagctcgatcGCTTTGATGTTGTCAGTCTGTGTTTCCAATGTGGCCTCTTGCATTGCATGCTCACCTTGTGGGTCGGCGTTCTTGAACTTGTTCTTGAGCGGCTGGCGTTCACGCTTGGGAAGCGACTGCACGAATCTGAGGGTCTGCATCATGCCTGTCAGTCACTGCCAGATACAAAATGCCTCTCCAAAATCTCACATTCTCGCTGCAGATGGTGCTGATAACATCATCTGGTGGTGTCCCCAACAAATCCGTGATGATCGAGAACTGGTTGACGTGATCCTTTCCTGGAAACAGGGGCTTGCCCTCGAGCATTTCCGCAAAGATGCATCCCGCACTCCAGATATCCACTTCTACATCGTACTTTTGCCACGTGAGCATGATCTCAGGAGCTCGGTAGTATCTCGTCGAGACATATCCCGTCATTTGTGGATCCTGAATACGGGCCAGACCAAAGTCACAAATCTTCAAGTCGCAGTTCTCGTTCACCAGGATGTTGGAGGGCTTGAGGTCACGGTGAACGACACCGGCGGAGTGGACGTATTTCAGGCCGCGCTTGGTTTGCTGTCAGCCTCTGCCTATCATTCCATCACTGCTGGCCGGCTTACGAGGATTTGGTACAGAAAGTACTGGATAAACTGCTTCTCGAGCGGTCTCGACgtgaggaggcggtggagatcGGTGCCGAGCAATTCGGTCACAAAATAGCTGTGAGACAGAAAGTAAGCCAAGTTTGCGGTCAGGGTTTACTCACCGACGTACATGTCTTCCAGAGGCGAAATGAAGATGTCGCTGAGGCTGATCACCTGGTTTGGGTGTTAGCACGATGATTTGCCGCGACAGGTCAAGGCACATCTTACGTTCTCGTGCTTGAGATGCTTGAGAAGCTTCAGCTCACGGTAGGTTCGCTTGGAGAGAACCGGTGTGCTGAAGGGCTTCATGATCTTCTTCACGGCAACGGCCTGGCCGGTGAGCTGATCTTTTGCCGAGCTGTTGTGGTGTCGCCATTAGTCTAAGTGTCCCCTGTCTTTCTCCCAGCATGTTCTGTACGCACCATACCAGCCCGAAGGCGCCCATGCCGACGGGTTGAAGATCGGTGTATCTGCACTGTTGTCAGCGCCTCGAGTTCGGTGGTGATATCCGCGCGCTCCATCGCCTCATTGTGTCCGCATTCTCTTGCCACTAACCGGCTCGTGATCTCAAAGGTCGTGCCGAAGATCTGCGCACGCACGAATTCGGCCATGGTGGCGGTGTAGATGCGTGAAGACCGGAGAGGTAGTTATGCGTGATGCTGAGGTGTGTTCGGGTTGATGTCGTGGTGGTTGGGCGGTCGGAGGACGGCAAGCACAGAGGTTTGAACCGGTAGAACTAGTAGTACGTGGGGCAAAAGTCTCCGCGGGCGGGATACCGAGAGGTTTATGCAACAGCAGGCGCGCAGCTTCGACTTCGTTTCCCGGTCGTGAAAGATTGATTCTGTTTCCTCCCACACGCAAGATCTTTCGGATGCTCAGCGGTCGTTGCGACACACAAGGATCTCGACGAGTGCGTTGTCGCGGGTCGCGGGATGAGATCACTGACGAGCCGGGGGGGGATTGGTTCCTGGCCTGGTCTGCTGGTCTGCGGAATCGAAATCTTTCCCGTCGCGGATCGCCAAAACAGGTACAATGGAGGGAGTGGTGAGAGTAGGACGTGTGTGTTTTGCAGGATCAAGTACAAGACTACGCGAACCACGCAAGCAGTGGGAGAAAATGACGAGTGGTTGGCAGGCAGGAACACCTTCTCATAAGATCCTGGGCGATCGTCGATCTCGACAGGCTATCCGGCGATGCCGCAGAATTGCCATTTCTCTGATCAACTCCCGTTCTTCAGATCAAGCCGCAATCCACTATACACACTCCACACCGACTTCTACGGCTTCTATTGTACGTGCCACTCGGCTCCGCATACTGTTTTCTCGAACGTGGCAGCGGACTGAGGTCCTTGAAGAAGATCTCTGTTTTTCCCGTCCACTTCGCGttcacaacaccaccaccagccaCCCCAGATTTAAGCCTCACGCAACGGCAAGTCGTCTCACTACAACTACTGGCGCAGTCTCAGACCGTCTCGCCCACTGATTAAATCGACTCTGGCAATCCAAATTCGCCCGATCGGTGAGAGCAATACAAGATTGCACATGCGAGCTTGATTGCTACAGGCTGAAAAGGCCACTGCGAGAGTCATATTCGTTGATGGCGTACGGCACGATCTGCAACAGCGCACGTGTTGCGGACCCCCCTCCGGAGATCTTGAAGGTGGAGTACCCATACGCCATTGATCGAAGCTGCAAGATAACCAAACGATGTCTCGAATTGATGGCATTTGAACAGCATGACGATGGATAGCGGTTGAGTCTATACCAATATCAGTATCTCTATCAACTCGTCTACGGGTGAGATTCGGCTTGGGAAGGACTTTGTATAGAGCCCGCTATACTGATAGCAAAATGACGACGATGTGGTGATACTGTCAAGGCCTGACGTTCTCCACACCAAAATGCACTGTCGCTTCACGGAGTTGCATGCATCGAGAGTAGTATGCAGGAGGCTTGGGCAGCCTGCCTCACCTGCATTTACCGGTATGATGAGACAGAGCTGCTGTGCCGCCAAATAGCGCATGACGATGGATGCTGGTTTCGTGCAGGACGCGGCATGCCcgaagcagaagcagcagcaaggGGAATGACTTGCGTCTTACGGCAGGGCCGGACGAACGGGTGAAGGGTTTTGAACTGTGAAGTTGAACACGAAGCTTCTGCAACTCTTGAGAGCTGATGTTGCGGAATAGTCAAGGAAAGGGAAGGTAGTGATGCCATCGCGTGGAAGCTCGAGGTGATCGTTTCAACCAGTGCGAGGGAACATCCCCGCACACCACATTGTGTCTTGTGGTGAACGATGGGAGTCGATGAACATGACAGCAAAGTAAGGCGAGGATTCCTGCCAGAGCCTCTTCTTATGATTAGCCAAGTCTCGGAACCGTTCAGGTCTCtcctcgacgttccgttgtgCTCGCTCGCGCCAGAAGTTGACGTTGACGCTTTCACATATCTCCTCACCTTGCTTCCGTCCGACCTCCTCTGTTCGCTCCCGGATATCACCGGTCGATCTTGCACAACAGCAAACCCACGAGTTCTATGCGAACTTGCAATCTTGATCAAACAATAGGCAAGGCGTGTGACCTCTTGTCGAACGACTGGCGACCGCTGACCTGGTTTGGTTTGCTCGCCTGCCCTGGCGCCATCTTATTGGGAGTTTGGAACCTTATTATTCGCTTCGTCGTCCGTGCCCTCCCATACCACCATCATTGCATCTGGCCCTCCACGCTCTCCGCAGCGCACTACCCTTGACATTTGCCATTGCACGACTAGCACCACGGCATCCTCGAACTTATTGCGACTCTCTCCTCGCGTGCCCTTGTCGTGCCCTACAACCTCGCCAGAACAAAGACCTCAAGCCGCGCCCGGCCTGCAGCGTGCCGCATCCTCACCCACCAGCTTGTCGCATACCTCATTTCCCGACTCGATCCGACCCTGTCACCGAGACTGAATCGGCACCACCCTGCAGCGACATTGTCGTGGACACACAACCATCTTTGCGGACTATTCAATACTGGCGGACTGAACAACTCCGGCGATTTGGCTCCTTGGGAGCAGCGGCTTGAGCTCGCTGGAGCTGTCGGGCAACGCCGAAGGTCACGATGGGAGCATGCATGAGCAGTGGGAACAATGAGGAGGGTGATCAGAAGAAGCGCAGTCAGATGATCGACCggtcgctggaggaggactCAAAAAAGCTACGGCGGGAATGCAAGATTCTACTGCTAGGTACG
This genomic stretch from Zymoseptoria tritici IPO323 chromosome 10, whole genome shotgun sequence harbors:
- the MgHog1 gene encoding MAP kinase (Mitogen-activated protein kinase (MAPK), Osmosensing MAPK, the orthologous of Hog1 in Saccharomyces cervisiae involved in High Osmolarity Glycerol pathway.), whose amino-acid sequence is MAEFVRAQIFGTTFEITSRYTDLQPVGMGAFGLVCSAKDQLTGQAVAVKKIMKPFSTPVLSKRTYRELKLLKHLKHENVISLSDIFISPLEDIYFVTELLGTDLHRLLTSRPLEKQFIQYFLYQILRGLKYVHSAGVVHRDLKPSNILVNENCDLKICDFGLARIQDPQMTGYVSTRYYRAPEIMLTWQKYDVEVDIWSAGCIFAEMLEGKPLFPGKDHVNQFSIITDLLGTPPDDVISTICSENTLRFVQSLPKRERQPLKNKFKNADPQAIELLERMLVFDPRKRVKAGEALADPYLSPYHDPTDEPEAEEKFDWSFNDADLPVDTWKIMMYSEILDYHNVDSANNGEGQENGGA
- a CDS encoding electron transfer flavoprotein subunit alpha, mitochondrial; its protein translation is MVAPLRTSLLRHAGATCLRQQRTTLRPLSRSTLQRLASTLTVLEQRDGKLNMSSLASISAAQKVGGSVHGIVAGSNIKTVAEQASKVEGLEKVIFIENGDYDRGLAENWAPMLIENIKKGGYTHVIAGHSAFGKNLMPRVAALMDVQQISDITEVQSEDTFVRPIYAGNAILTVQSNDNPKIVTVRGTAFPSGAAEGGSASVEEGTDPKAACPTEWISEDLAKSDRPELASAEKVVSGGRGLKSKEEFDRIMPPLADALGAAIGASRAAVDSGFADNSLQVGQTGKNVAPQLYLCAGISGAIQHLAGMKDSKVIAAINKDADAPIFQVADVGLVGDLFEKVPELTEKLGKA